Genomic window (Drosophila sulfurigaster albostrigata strain 15112-1811.04 chromosome 2R, ASM2355843v2, whole genome shotgun sequence):
AATTATTATAgctatatacaaatatataagcTATGTATATAACATAACAAAGAGAGAACTATTTGCTAAAAGTAGACTCTGATTCCAGTAGACCAGTTTAGTACTTATAATAAGAgtttatttcttcttcttgtcaAACGGATGCACGTTTCAAACAGAGTGTGCTCTCAATAATGTCCATTGGCTGAAAATCGGGATCAACAAACTGCTCATGATTCAGACATCGCGTGCCTCCCATGCAGGTACAAGAGCAAAGGGAAACCGTCTCATCATTTTCGGTGGTGTAATTGTTTTCGAGCAACTTGCCGTGCATGTTGTATGTGGAATCGTCGTCGAAAGTGAGTGGTTGATTTCCTGCTGCTATATTTTGGGCATCCTGTTCGTCCCTTTTAGCATCCTCAGCTTGCCTGCAATTGAGAGGAATACCGAAGTAATGCGACTGAACCAAATCGTCCATCCAGAGGTCCAACATACATAGTCATGAATCGCAGCACCAGAAGATTAATACTAGCAGCAACTACTGCTAGGCCAAAGAGAATGAACACCAAACTAAGTGCAACATATCCTGGCTTATTGGTTAGCGCTTGATCATTCTGCAAAGCCACATAGTCGCCAAACCCGATTGTGGTCAATGTCACAAAGCAATAATAGAAACTATCGAAGTAACTCCAGCCCTCGTAGCGTGAGAAGACTGCAGCTCCCGTCGTAATAATAATTGAGGACAACATCCCAGTGGCTAGCATAAGATTCATTTCAGTGGCATCCGTACAACGTGCTCCACTTGCTCGCTTCGCTCGTCTAATGATCACAGAAGCAAACTTGTTAAGTCGTTCGCCGATCGACTGGAACATCACAAGACCCAATGGGATGCCCACCTGAAACAAACAGTCACAagacaagaaaagaaaagaaaatttaaaaagtgtacAAGTAGCATTGGAGCAGCTACACGCTCTATTTCTGCTCTATTGGACTGATCATACCATAGCATAGCACATTGTAAATAGTTTCCCAGCCACTGTAGTCGGTGTGGAATGTCCATAGCCTGCAATATGTTAAAGATCGCAGATCTAGATTTAAAGgaatgcatatgtatgtacatagttcTTATGTACATGTTGTTCTATCAATTCTATCTAAGTATttaccaaaatatacatacgTTGTGTTTTATAACCGCTGCTCATTTTACAATCTTATTCGGCATCTCtatacattttacattttgaagATACTTACATTGTTCTGTTTATGTGTATATACTGGTAAAATTCAATGTCATGACTTATTGACTGAActatatttcacattttttgatCGTGAAACAAGTAGGGGTTATTTAAAATTCCTActtttcatatatacatatatatattaaaagttgtatataaaatttggtTCGAAAACGCAccttttactatttattatttcgttAAGTTAAGACACATACTGCAGGATGTATTTGAGTTAATGATCGGTGAAGCAATTGAAGTTGCTACGATCATTATCAACTTTATAACACATCTAACAAAATATCGAGTTGTATCCAATAGCAACTGAAACAACTAATGCAACTATTTTTTCTGTTATCCATTTTATATCATTGaatcaattgcatttaaagtttCATTAACTAAATACGTCTTCTGGTTGCAAAATTCAGGCGATTGTTCTCCAGCTATTGCTTAATTacttctttaaaattattaatgtatCTTATATTTCAGTATTGAAAGTCcctatatacttatatacatatatactctCATCAATAGATAGTAGGAATACAAATATTGTCTTTATAATCCGATATACACTGCAGCATTATGTGTACTCCTTCCATGAagtatattttctaaatatgtttatcgaacgcatttgtattgttttaaaaaaaaaatctaaatatttaCCAATCATTGCCAGCACTACAGtggcaaaataaaatgcgCCAGCGAATTTCCACTGAGGTCCCGCCTTGTGTGGTTTGTTCTCAATTATTACTATTTCGATCATCCGGTAGTCTTCTGTACTCACATTGTATTTCTTAACGAAATTATTCTTCACCGCTACGGCATGAAAACAAAGTTTGATGCGAATTCCAATATCAATTATCAATATTGTAAAAAGTAGTGGCCAATTaccaaaccaacaaaaaaaacaaataaaacagaacaaaagctatattaactttaatattacATGAGTGTAttatgaataacaaaaaaacagatgTGGAATACATGTTTCTACTATGTGAAATATTGgctaccaaaaatatatttatttaaatactttatcaTTACGGAATTTTAAAATGGAggatgaattattattttattcagaTGAGGTGCTTTCATGTAggcatttatgtatgtgtatgagtgCATTTGGATATTGCCGGAATATATATTGATTGTTAATATATGTACCTTGCAAAAATTCCCAACGCTTTGCTTCAGTTTGTGATTCAAGCGAGTCAAAGACTGCCGCGCCAATGAGCAAATAGGTAAATGTGCATACCACAAGCGACAGTGTTCTTACGTTTTGACGCTTCATGGCGCAATGGACAACAAATTCTAAAGCAGTATCGCGGTATGACTCAATTAGCATTTAACTATGGTAATCAAGGCTATGGCCGCGTTTGCAGATGCAGGCGCACTTTCAATTTAGAATActtattattcatatattatttaattcatagATTTATCTCTGGTATTTTATCACAGCCTACCCTGCTGCAAAGCTGACAAGGACTCTGAATAAATCGATGAAACTCCAAAAGCTTGTATTCCGCAAGTAATTGGACGATGATGCTTTTACTTAATGCACctgtttttacatttttagtgCTGGGTAGTTGAAAGCACAAATTttctgcacttttttttttattaaatcttAACTGATTTACGGAGTGACCTCAATGCCAATTATACTATTTTTAGTGCAAAAGTTACAGTATGTAATGTTGGGTATTTTGGTTACGCCATCATTTATCAAATATACTTACAAATTTACACCCATTAGATGTACAAATAAGTTAAGTAAGCATAAGTAAATGGGAATAAATtcaatgtatatttataaattaaaaaaaaatatatggaaaCTCCATAGGTTTATTTCCGTTTGCAGAAGATTATGttcacatatatatttatttgatcaTTTTATGAAGAAATTATAAGCTTATTTCAATGAAAAAGGTGTGAAATGGTgccattttaatgtatttaggGCTCATTTATGCTAAAGCGCTGTTCCCAGACAAATACACCTGTCAGACAAAGCAA
Coding sequences:
- the LOC133839625 gene encoding two pore potassium channel protein sup-9 isoform X3; the protein is MLIESYRDTALEFVVHCAMKRQNVRTLSLVVCTFTYLLIGAAVFDSLESQTEAKRWEFLQGYGHSTPTTVAGKLFTMCYAMVGIPLGLVMFQSIGERLNKFASVIIRRAKRASGARCTDATEMNLMLATGMLSSIIITTGAAVFSRYEGWSYFDSFYYCFVTLTTIGFGDYVALQNDQALTNKPGYVALSLVFILFGLAVVAASINLLVLRFMTMQAEDAKRDEQDAQNIAAGNQPLTFDDDSTYNMHGKLLENNYTTENDETVSLCSCTCMGGTRCLNHEQFVDPDFQPMDIIESTLCLKRASV
- the LOC133839625 gene encoding two pore potassium channel protein sup-9 isoform X4, encoding MCYAMVGIPLGLVMFQSIGERLNKFASVIIRRAKRASGARCTDATEMNLMLATGMLSSIIITTGAAVFSRYEGWSYFDSFYYCFVTLTTIGFGDYVALQNDQALTNKPGYVALSLVFILFGLAVVAASINLLVLRFMTMQAEDAKRDEQDAQNIAAGNQPLTFDDDSTYNMHGKLLENNYTTENDETVSLCSCTCMGGTRCLNHEQFVDPDFQPMDIIESTLCLKRASV
- the LOC133839625 gene encoding two pore potassium channel protein sup-9 isoform X2; this encodes MLIESYRDTALEFVVHCAMKRQNVRTLSLVVCTFTYLLIGAAVFDSLESQTEAKRWEFLQAVKNNFVKKYNAGPQWKFAGAFYFATVVLAMIGYGHSTPTTVAGKLFTMCYAMVGIPLGLVMFQSIGERLNKFASVIIRRAKRASGARCTDATEMNLMLATGMLSSIIITTGAAVFSRYEGWSYFDSFYYCFVTLTTIGFGDYVALQNDQALTNKPGYVALSLVFILFGLAVVAASINLLVLRFMTMQAEDAKRDEQDAQNIAAGNQPLTFDDDSTYNMHGKLLENNYTTENDETVSLCSCTCMGGTRCLNHEQFVDPDFQPMDIIESTLCLKRASV
- the LOC133839625 gene encoding two pore potassium channel protein sup-9 isoform X1; amino-acid sequence: MLIESYRDTALEFVVHCAMKRQNVRTLSLVVCTFTYLLIGAAVFDSLESQTEAKRWEFLQAVKNNFVKKYNVSTEDYRMIEIVIIENKPHKAGPQWKFAGAFYFATVVLAMIGYGHSTPTTVAGKLFTMCYAMVGIPLGLVMFQSIGERLNKFASVIIRRAKRASGARCTDATEMNLMLATGMLSSIIITTGAAVFSRYEGWSYFDSFYYCFVTLTTIGFGDYVALQNDQALTNKPGYVALSLVFILFGLAVVAASINLLVLRFMTMQAEDAKRDEQDAQNIAAGNQPLTFDDDSTYNMHGKLLENNYTTENDETVSLCSCTCMGGTRCLNHEQFVDPDFQPMDIIESTLCLKRASV